GCGCGCCGCCACCTGCGGCATCGTCTGGTTCAGGATGCGCGCGCCCTGCGAACCACCGACCACCAGCACGCGCACCGGGCCTTCACGGCCCGCGAGACGCGCCTGCGGCAGCGGCAGCGCCAGTACGTCGGTACGCACCGGGTTGCCTACGACCTCCGCGTTCGGGAACGCGCCGGGGAATGCCTGCATCACGCGGCTCGCGATTTTCGCAAGCCATTTGTTGGTCAGTCCCGCGATGCCGTTCTGCTCATGCAGGACGACAGGAATACCGAGCGACCACGCCGCCAGCCCGCCAGGGCCAGATACATAGCCGCCCATACCCAGTACGACATCGGGCTTAAAACGCTTCATGATCGCCCGCGCCTGCCGCCAGGCGTTAAAAATACGCACCGGCGCCAGCGCCAGTGCTTTCAGGCCCTTACCACGCAGGCCGGAGATCCGAATAAAATCGATCTCAATGCCGTGTTTCGGCACCAGGTCTGCTTCCATGCGATCGGCGGTCCCCAGCCAGCGAACCTGCCATCCCTGCGCCATCAGATGGTGCGCTACGGCGAGCCCTGGAAAGACGTGTCCGCCCGTTCCGCCCGCCATCACCATCAGCCGCTTTGGTTGACCACTCATCGTGAACCTCGTGTAAACGCCTGGGCTTTCTCCAGACGCGTTTCATAATCTATGCGCAACAACAACATAATCGCCGTCGACATAATCAGCAGGCTCGAACCGCCGTAACTGATAAGCGGCAGCGTCAGGCCTTTGGTCGGCAGCATACCCGCCGCCGCGCCGACGTTAACCAGCGCCTGGAAACTAAACCAGATACCGATAGAACAGGCCAAAAAGCCCGCGAAACGCTGATCGGTTTCCAGCGCGCGACGCCCTATCGACATGGCGCGAAAAGCCACGAAGAATACCATCAAAAGCGCCAGTACCACACCGATATATCCCAGTTCTTCCCCAATAATGGAGAAGATGAAGTCGGTATGCGCTTCGGGTAAATACTCCAGTTTCTGCACCGAATTCCCAAGCCCCTGCCCCCACAACTCGCCGCGGCCAAACGCCATCAGCGACTGGGTCAACTGGTAGCCGCTGCCGAACGGATCTTCCCACGGGTTCCAGAACGAAGTAACGCGGCGAATACGGTAAGGCTCGGCGAGGATCAGCAGCACGACCGCCGAAATGCCCATGCCGATAATCGCGATGAACTGCCAGAGCTTGGCGCCGGCGAGAAAGAGCATCGCAAGCGTCGTCACGAACAGCACCACCACCGTACCGAGGTCAGGCTGCGCCAGCAGCAGCACCGCCATCACCAGAATAACGCCCATCGGTTTTAAGAAGCCGCGCAGGTTGTTGCGCACTTCATCGACCTTACGCACCAGGTAGTTCGACAGATAACAAAAGAGCGACAGTTTGGAGAACTCCGCCGGCTGAATACGCAGCGGGCCGAGCGCAATCCAGCGCGACGCGCCGTTAACCGAACTGCCCACTACAAGCACGATCAGCAGCATCACAATCGAGGCGATAAGCATCGCCGCACTGTGGCGCTGCCAGAACTCCATCGGCAGGCGCAGCGTCACCATCGCCAGGCCAAACGCCAGCAGCAGATACAGGCCGTCACGCTTGGCGAACAGGAAAGGATCGTTCGCCAGACGCTGGCCAACCGGCATTGACGCCGACGTCACCATGATAAAACCAATCGCCGCAAGCCCGAGCGTCAGCCAGAGCAGCGTACGGTCGTACATGACGAGGCTGGTGGTGTCCTTCTCGCGCGAACCCATCACCCAGCCGCGAAGCGCCCGGAAAATCCAGGCAAGAATGCCCATTCCAGGGAACCGCGGCAGGCGAAGGCGAGGAAGCGATAAGCGCATCAGCCAAGCTCCTTCGCAAGACGCGTAAAGACGTCGCCGCGCTGTTCGAAGTTTTTAAACTGATCGAGGC
The genomic region above belongs to Cronobacter malonaticus LMG 23826 and contains:
- the murG gene encoding undecaprenyldiphospho-muramoylpentapeptide beta-N-acetylglucosaminyltransferase; protein product: MSGQPKRLMVMAGGTGGHVFPGLAVAHHLMAQGWQVRWLGTADRMEADLVPKHGIEIDFIRISGLRGKGLKALALAPVRIFNAWRQARAIMKRFKPDVVLGMGGYVSGPGGLAAWSLGIPVVLHEQNGIAGLTNKWLAKIASRVMQAFPGAFPNAEVVGNPVRTDVLALPLPQARLAGREGPVRVLVVGGSQGARILNQTMPQVAARLDDAVTIWHQSGKGAQEDVQQAYAAAGQPQHKVTEFIDDMAAAYAWADVVVCRSGALTVSEIAAAGLPALFVPFQHKDRQQYWNALPLEKAGAAKILEQPQFTVEAVSETLKGWDRATLLEMAERARAAAIPDATEKVADEVRAVARA
- the ftsW gene encoding cell division protein FtsW; the protein is MRLSLPRLRLPRFPGMGILAWIFRALRGWVMGSREKDTTSLVMYDRTLLWLTLGLAAIGFIMVTSASMPVGQRLANDPFLFAKRDGLYLLLAFGLAMVTLRLPMEFWQRHSAAMLIASIVMLLIVLVVGSSVNGASRWIALGPLRIQPAEFSKLSLFCYLSNYLVRKVDEVRNNLRGFLKPMGVILVMAVLLLAQPDLGTVVVLFVTTLAMLFLAGAKLWQFIAIIGMGISAVVLLILAEPYRIRRVTSFWNPWEDPFGSGYQLTQSLMAFGRGELWGQGLGNSVQKLEYLPEAHTDFIFSIIGEELGYIGVVLALLMVFFVAFRAMSIGRRALETDQRFAGFLACSIGIWFSFQALVNVGAAAGMLPTKGLTLPLISYGGSSLLIMSTAIMLLLRIDYETRLEKAQAFTRGSR